In one window of Candidatus Sulfuricurvum sp. RIFRC-1 DNA:
- a CDS encoding HD domain-containing phosphohydrolase, giving the protein MHKVVKRVINHRYTAIKPTFLVEESVIDFDCFIKRFDDYVIIIESGTFITVELAHRVKQNETIYILTLDSEKVQIYKKMHGTQDYHLPLKNLQQVALSVMDLKEKIESLRNDEEKLETLYTTTTLLLESIFEEMSETLPLEALNLCIESMLQCINSIDTDLMPKVLRLIPHEYSTHHHSTNVAIFSIILAKSIGLSQQDLLDLAFVGLLHDIGNIRINKSILNKSSTLDDEEYILIQAHSEYGVEILQKNGIVNQKILDGVRYHHEKLDGKGYPGKLRGKRIPKFARIIGMCDVFDALTTRRTYRMSYTSYEALMLMRQEMEDQFDVYYSDTFIRLLASS; this is encoded by the coding sequence TTGCATAAAGTTGTTAAAAGAGTTATTAACCACAGATATACTGCGATAAAACCGACGTTTTTAGTAGAAGAGAGTGTTATTGATTTTGACTGCTTCATCAAACGATTTGATGATTACGTCATCATCATTGAAAGCGGAACTTTTATTACGGTTGAATTGGCCCATCGAGTTAAACAAAATGAGACAATCTATATTTTGACACTCGATAGTGAGAAAGTACAAATCTATAAAAAAATGCATGGAACACAAGATTATCATCTTCCTTTAAAGAATCTGCAACAGGTCGCGCTGAGTGTGATGGATCTCAAGGAAAAAATTGAATCGCTGAGGAATGATGAAGAAAAATTAGAGACACTTTATACAACGACGACACTGTTATTGGAATCCATCTTTGAGGAAATGAGTGAAACACTACCGCTCGAAGCCCTAAATCTTTGCATAGAATCGATGCTTCAATGCATAAATTCGATTGATACGGATCTTATGCCGAAGGTGTTACGATTAATTCCACATGAATACAGTACGCATCATCACAGTACAAATGTTGCAATATTTTCAATTATTCTAGCTAAATCAATCGGTTTGTCTCAACAAGATTTACTGGATTTAGCGTTTGTAGGATTGCTGCACGATATCGGAAACATACGGATAAATAAGAGCATACTGAATAAATCTTCGACCTTGGATGATGAAGAGTATATCCTTATTCAAGCGCATTCAGAATATGGGGTGGAGATTCTGCAAAAAAACGGTATCGTAAACCAAAAAATTCTGGATGGCGTTCGCTATCATCATGAAAAACTCGACGGGAAAGGGTATCCAGGCAAATTGCGTGGTAAGCGTATTCCTAAATTTGCACGTATTATCGGTATGTGTGATGTCTTCGATGCATTGACCACACGGCGCACTTATCGTATGAGCTACACCAGTTACGAAGCGCTGATGCTCATGAGGCAAGAGATGGAAGATCAGTTTGATGTCTATTACAGTGATACCTTTATACGGCTTCTAGCCTCGTCGTAA
- a CDS encoding diguanylate cyclase: MKNIKYKIILILSFLIVIVSSIITIYNLYHEKQEDQRRLSEAYNQVHRTYHETLHDTIRFYSSRAEANLRSPGIIKAFKARDHDKLYELVRPRWEVMQRENPWLVVMQFHNADGTSLLRLHQPNVYGDKIAAQRSMVAHAHKSAQSVSGFEEGRQGLAFRILVPAFDKGVYVGSVEFGISAPYFTDKIRRFAGYESFFFVNENALGMFGRITQLIAIGDYIGVDIPTGFRPLIQKYAQERSKLENAIIHHANQSYEVNVLTVGDYREEPVGAIMFIRPVSDFSAHVRHMIVASSLIVIILILMSVVIVDRIYTIVTQKMSFQERYAQMILDSVPSPVIVTNGEYLIAANDSFLGYLQYPNIEAFKKEHNCVCELFEEGDTNEYLMPMHDDQRWTEYMIDHPLKVHKAKITFNGLTTIFEVRISVLKVNEETRYVVIFNDISTMQMQTMTDALTGVPNRLHFSMVYQHTINMARRGEKPLSIIFFDIDHFKNVNDRYGHLIGDAVLKQIAALVRQRIRKSDIIARWGGEEFVLLLPDSELGEAIKIAQMLRKVIDEEDFESVGQITCSFGVAALEGNEDAEHLLNRADELLYEAKANGRNRVVS; encoded by the coding sequence ATGAAAAATATAAAATATAAAATCATTCTCATCTTGAGTTTCCTGATCGTTATCGTTTCATCGATCATTACGATTTATAACCTCTATCATGAGAAGCAAGAAGATCAGCGGCGGCTTAGTGAAGCGTACAATCAAGTCCATCGTACCTATCATGAAACGCTTCACGATACCATCCGTTTTTATTCTTCCAGAGCCGAAGCCAACCTCCGTTCTCCGGGCATCATAAAAGCATTTAAAGCAAGAGATCATGATAAACTTTACGAGCTTGTTCGTCCCCGTTGGGAAGTGATGCAGCGCGAAAATCCTTGGTTGGTTGTCATGCAGTTTCATAATGCGGACGGGACATCCCTTCTCAGACTTCATCAACCGAACGTGTATGGGGATAAAATTGCTGCACAGCGTTCGATGGTAGCGCATGCACACAAAAGTGCTCAAAGTGTTTCAGGGTTTGAAGAGGGACGTCAGGGGCTGGCGTTTCGTATTCTTGTTCCGGCATTTGATAAAGGAGTCTATGTCGGTTCCGTTGAGTTTGGTATTTCAGCCCCTTATTTCACCGATAAAATTCGCCGGTTTGCGGGGTATGAATCTTTTTTCTTTGTGAATGAAAATGCTTTGGGGATGTTTGGACGGATCACTCAATTGATCGCTATCGGCGATTATATCGGAGTAGACATCCCCACTGGATTTCGTCCTCTGATACAAAAATATGCTCAGGAGCGTTCAAAACTCGAAAATGCTATTATTCATCATGCTAACCAAAGCTATGAAGTGAATGTGTTAACTGTTGGAGATTACCGTGAGGAGCCGGTCGGAGCGATTATGTTTATCCGTCCGGTCAGTGATTTCAGTGCACATGTCCGACACATGATTGTTGCATCTTCCCTTATAGTGATAATCCTGATACTGATGAGCGTGGTCATTGTGGATCGGATTTATACGATTGTGACGCAAAAAATGAGTTTTCAGGAACGGTATGCTCAGATGATTCTCGACTCCGTTCCTTCTCCTGTGATCGTCACCAACGGAGAATATCTTATTGCCGCTAATGATTCATTTTTGGGATATTTGCAGTATCCAAATATCGAAGCATTCAAAAAAGAGCATAATTGTGTCTGTGAATTGTTCGAAGAGGGAGATACGAATGAATATCTGATGCCGATGCATGATGACCAGCGTTGGACCGAATATATGATTGATCATCCTCTCAAAGTTCATAAAGCAAAAATAACATTCAATGGACTTACCACGATTTTTGAAGTCCGTATTTCGGTTCTGAAAGTGAATGAAGAGACCCGTTATGTTGTGATTTTCAACGATATTTCGACGATGCAGATGCAAACCATGACGGATGCGTTGACGGGAGTTCCTAATCGGCTCCATTTCAGCATGGTGTATCAGCATACCATCAATATGGCACGAAGAGGAGAAAAACCTCTGAGTATTATCTTTTTTGACATTGACCATTTTAAAAATGTGAATGATCGTTATGGTCATCTCATTGGAGATGCTGTGTTAAAACAGATCGCGGCACTGGTACGACAGCGTATACGTAAAAGTGATATTATAGCCCGTTGGGGAGGGGAAGAATTTGTTCTTCTGTTACCGGATTCTGAACTCGGTGAAGCCATTAAAATTGCACAGATGCTTAGAAAGGTGATTGATGAAGAAGATTTTGAGAGTGTCGGACAGATCACCTGTTCGTTTGGAGTTGCCGCACTCGAGGGGAATGAAGATGCTGAACATTTGTTGAATCGTGCCGATGAGTTGTTATACGAAGCGAAAGCAAATGGACGCAATAGAGTTGTGTCATAA